Genomic DNA from Streptomyces venezuelae:
CACTCAGCATCCGCCGCGCCGTCGACGCCAGCCTCAAGCGGCTGCAGACCGACCACATCGATCTCTACCAGTTCCACCACATCGACCGGCTGACCCCGTTCGAGGAGATCTGGCAGGCCGTCGACGTCCTCGTCGGGCAGGGCAAGATCCTCTACGCGGGCTCCTCCAACTTCCCCGGCTACAAGATCGCCCAGGCCAACGAGACCGCCCGGCGCCTCGGCGGCTACGGCCTCGTCAGCGAGCAGTGCCTCTACAACCTCGCCGCCCGCGACGCCGAGATGGAGGTCATCCCGGCCGCCCAGGACTACGGCCTCGGCGTCATCCCGTGGTCCCCGCTGCACGGCGGGCTGCTCGGGGGCGTCCTGAAGAAGGAGGGCGAGGGGTCGCGCCGCACCGGTGGCCGCGCCGCCGCCGACCTCGCGAAGCCGGAGGTCCGCGCGCGCGTCCAGGCGTACGAGGACCTGCTCGACAAGCACGGCCTGGAGCCCGGCGAGGTCGCGCTGGCGTGGCTCCTGACGCGGCCCGGCGTCACCGCGCCGATCGTCGGCCCCCGCACGGCCGAGCAGCTCGCGTCCGCGTTGCGCGCGGTCGAGCTCGACCTGTCCGGCGAGGTCCTCGACGCGCTGGACGAGATCTTCCCCGGCCCCGGCCCCGCACCGGAGTCCTTCGCCTGGTGAGGACAAGGGGGTGACGCTGGAGTGATCAGGTGGCGGCGCGCGCACCGGACAAGTACGGAACGGCCGAGCGCCGAACGGCTAACCGCCGAACGCGGCCGCCACCGCCACCACGACGAACATCATCACGAGCACACCGGCCATGATCCGGTTTCTGGTTTTCGGGTCCACGCAGACGAGGTTAACCGGCGCCGCCCGACACCCCGGCGCCGCCTCCCAGAACCCAGCGCCCGACCACCTCGTACCGGGGCCGCTCCCCCGCCACCCCGCTCCTCGGCAGATTGCTGCGTACGAGGGTCAGCTCCCGCACCGTCCACGCGGTGCCCTCGAAGGAACCGAGCGCGTCCGCGTACGGGCCGAGGTCGCCCTCGCCACGGGTGCGCGCCAGCGTCAGGTGGGGGCGGTAGTGCCGGTGCTCCTCCATCGTCACGCCCGCCTTGCGCGCCGCCGCGTCCGCCCGCGCGGCGAGGAGCCGCAGCGCCGCCACGTCCCCCGTGGCGCCCGCCCACAGCGCCCGGCCCCCGAAGTGGCCGCCGCCGTGCAGGGCGAGGGAGAACGGCGGCGTGCGGTGCGCGGCGCGCTGCAGGCGGGCGGTCAGGTCCGGCACCGTCGCGTCGTCGACCTCGGCCATGAAGGCGAGGGTGAAGTGCCAGCTGTCGCGGGCCGTCCAGCGCAGCCCGTCGGCGCCGGGCAGCTCCTTCAACGCGCGCGCCGCGGTGGCGAGTTCGGCGGTCGCGGCGTCCGGCGGCAGGACCGCGGCGAAGAGTCTCATGAACGTGACGCTAGCCTCCCTCCATGAGTGATCACATA
This window encodes:
- a CDS encoding aldo/keto reductase, with protein sequence MKYTQLGRTGLKVSRLTLGTMNFGPLTNEPDSHTLMDAALDAGVNFFDTANTYGQSAGKGRTEEILGTWFTQGGGRRDKVVLATKVYGNMAPHGEETWPNHDRLSALSIRRAVDASLKRLQTDHIDLYQFHHIDRLTPFEEIWQAVDVLVGQGKILYAGSSNFPGYKIAQANETARRLGGYGLVSEQCLYNLAARDAEMEVIPAAQDYGLGVIPWSPLHGGLLGGVLKKEGEGSRRTGGRAAADLAKPEVRARVQAYEDLLDKHGLEPGEVALAWLLTRPGVTAPIVGPRTAEQLASALRAVELDLSGEVLDALDEIFPGPGPAPESFAW
- the thpR gene encoding RNA 2',3'-cyclic phosphodiesterase, producing MRLFAAVLPPDAATAELATAARALKELPGADGLRWTARDSWHFTLAFMAEVDDATVPDLTARLQRAAHRTPPFSLALHGGGHFGGRALWAGATGDVAALRLLAARADAAARKAGVTMEEHRHYRPHLTLARTRGEGDLGPYADALGSFEGTAWTVRELTLVRSNLPRSGVAGERPRYEVVGRWVLGGGAGVSGGAG